From Shewanella psychrophila, a single genomic window includes:
- a CDS encoding SDR family oxidoreductase, with product MYDFQGKLYLITGATSGLGLATTESIIKDGGKVIATGRNVTKLKALQLRFGPCITVVENDSGSPSTGVELAAVVKEQGYLDGLWLNAGIARLYDCDEVTEDIYKHVMDVNSRGPILQIVALSKYLKSHASILVSSSSSVYEGAASTNLYAASKGALLASIRVWARELGPKGVRVNALVSGTTEETNFRSLLSADAKLEFENFVINQVPIERSATAQEAASVALFLLSNQSSYITGSEIPVDDGLILS from the coding sequence ATGTATGATTTTCAAGGTAAGCTCTACTTAATAACGGGAGCTACTAGTGGCTTAGGATTGGCCACTACGGAAAGTATTATCAAGGATGGCGGCAAGGTAATCGCTACAGGACGTAATGTGACTAAGCTCAAAGCATTACAACTGCGATTTGGTCCATGTATTACTGTGGTTGAAAATGACTCTGGGAGTCCATCAACAGGGGTTGAACTGGCCGCAGTTGTTAAAGAGCAAGGTTACCTCGATGGTCTATGGCTGAATGCCGGTATCGCGAGACTTTATGATTGTGATGAGGTAACAGAAGACATTTATAAACATGTCATGGATGTAAATTCTAGAGGGCCAATATTACAGATTGTAGCACTAAGTAAGTATCTGAAAAGTCACGCTTCGATTCTCGTATCGAGTTCCAGTTCTGTGTATGAAGGAGCTGCTTCAACTAATTTATATGCTGCTTCCAAAGGTGCATTACTAGCAAGTATCCGAGTCTGGGCTAGAGAGCTAGGCCCAAAAGGAGTGCGAGTTAATGCATTGGTTTCTGGCACTACCGAAGAGACTAATTTTCGTAGCTTATTATCTGCCGATGCAAAGCTAGAATTTGAAAACTTTGTCATTAATCAAGTTCCCATAGAAAGGTCTGCTACTGCACAGGAGGCCGCCTCAGTGGCCTTATTTCTTTTATCAAATCAATCATCGTATATTACCGGCAGTGAGATACCAGTCGATGATGGTTTGATCCTGAGTTAA
- a CDS encoding beta/gamma crystallin domain-containing protein, giving the protein MSKAQVHNTTCTLFEAPVYDGIEHTYSPEDGVIGATEEGFNDKTQSIRVGKDVSIICWQHGEGLGITKQFKEDEPKIGNSFGEGISCFCVIPNDNDVIYIKLETNKNIEGVYTLHSNVSGSGALIPVVSSSDDPDFYPIGKMSPEQIEDMFISVQVEKDGIYPANGALYFKHSAQSGGVEVDWNASDNLFPSNMSVKPVSEAKNYFVLTLESV; this is encoded by the coding sequence ATGAGCAAAGCTCAAGTTCATAATACAACATGTACACTTTTTGAAGCGCCTGTTTATGACGGTATCGAACACACCTATAGTCCTGAAGACGGAGTCATTGGTGCTACGGAAGAAGGGTTTAACGACAAAACTCAGTCTATTCGTGTAGGTAAAGACGTCTCTATTATTTGTTGGCAACATGGAGAAGGTTTAGGTATTACTAAGCAGTTTAAAGAAGATGAACCAAAAATTGGTAACAGTTTCGGTGAAGGTATTAGTTGTTTTTGCGTTATTCCTAATGATAACGACGTCATCTACATCAAGCTTGAAACCAATAAAAACATCGAAGGGGTTTACACACTCCACTCTAACGTATCAGGCTCTGGTGCGTTGATTCCGGTTGTATCTAGTAGTGATGATCCAGACTTTTACCCTATCGGTAAGATGAGTCCTGAGCAAATTGAAGACATGTTTATCAGTGTGCAAGTTGAAAAAGATGGAATATATCCTGCCAATGGTGCTCTGTACTTCAAACACTCAGCGCAGAGTGGGGGAGTAGAAGTTGACTGGAATGCTTCTGATAATCTGTTTCCTAGCAACATGTCAGTGAAGCCTGTTTCCGAAGCAAAAAACTATTTCGTGCTGACACTAGAATCTGTCTAA
- a CDS encoding YybH family protein yields MNLVKTLLLLVSFFVVNAKADAPLEYPKPQSPDELHSLFAQYFDAKDLNGLTTLFAANATFILDRDGRRATGHKEIAKALKPYLSFDSKMQTLSKSIHINGNIALIRSQWKLADSDISGTALEVMTFQQGGWVYLIDNPNGF; encoded by the coding sequence ATGAACCTAGTAAAAACATTATTACTCTTGGTGTCATTTTTTGTTGTTAATGCAAAAGCAGATGCTCCTCTCGAATATCCTAAGCCACAATCACCCGATGAGCTTCATTCTCTATTTGCTCAATATTTTGATGCAAAAGATCTTAATGGACTGACAACATTATTTGCAGCAAATGCGACATTCATTCTTGATAGGGATGGGAGGAGGGCAACGGGTCATAAAGAAATAGCTAAGGCGTTAAAACCCTATTTAAGTTTTGACAGTAAAATGCAGACCTTATCTAAGTCGATTCACATCAATGGCAACATCGCTTTGATTCGTTCCCAGTGGAAACTGGCTGATAGCGATATCAGTGGTACTGCACTAGAAGTCATGACATTTCAGCAAGGGGGATGGGTTTATTTGATTGATAACCCGAATGGGTTTTAA
- a CDS encoding winged helix-turn-helix transcriptional regulator: protein MKHVTSPEGYCSVDKYLSLISTKWTAHIIYLLGKSELMRFGQIQKQLALVSSKVLSSRLKSLEAEQFIWREQQATIPVTVNYGLTAKGKELAEIVSLVVDKSDTWDASINNGQDMD, encoded by the coding sequence ATGAAACATGTCACGTCACCTGAGGGATATTGCAGTGTTGATAAGTATTTATCCTTGATATCAACTAAGTGGACTGCTCACATCATCTACCTACTTGGAAAAAGTGAGCTAATGAGGTTTGGCCAGATTCAGAAACAACTGGCATTAGTATCCAGTAAAGTACTCAGCTCAAGACTGAAATCATTGGAGGCTGAGCAGTTTATCTGGAGAGAGCAACAAGCAACTATTCCTGTGACGGTTAATTATGGTTTAACCGCTAAAGGTAAGGAGTTAGCGGAAATCGTTAGTCTCGTAGTCGATAAGTCAGACACTTGGGACGCGAGCATTAATAATGGACAAGACATGGATTAA
- a CDS encoding GNAT family N-acetyltransferase: MCYRVGAVACWEIDDQWHWGRFVVDDKFRGLGIGKQLAYHSLQDIFNNITESLTSDARDTTVQILKGLGGQVTGQAYDFYGMPVTPINLTRSRFQHVIEENALISPFVL, encoded by the coding sequence ATCTGCTACAGGGTCGGCGCGGTAGCATGTTGGGAAATTGATGATCAATGGCATTGGGGACGATTTGTTGTTGATGACAAATTTCGTGGACTGGGTATAGGTAAACAGCTTGCATATCATTCGCTCCAAGACATATTTAATAATATAACTGAATCCCTCACTAGTGATGCTCGCGATACTACGGTGCAAATCCTTAAAGGGTTAGGAGGTCAAGTCACTGGACAGGCTTATGATTTTTACGGTATGCCTGTAACACCTATTAATTTGACGCGCTCACGCTTCCAACATGTGATTGAAGAAAACGCATTAATATCACCATTTGTCTTGTAA
- a CDS encoding IS256 family transposase, with protein MNKKELEAFAKQAAKGIKTEADLNDFRAMLTKVTVEAALNAELDYHLGYQKNEKVAAGNNRNGYSHKQIKTEDGCFELDTPRDRNGSFEPEIVKKNQSRFTSMDDKILHLYAKGMTTRDIVDTFDEMYGAEISPTLISRVTNSVLERVVEWQSRPLEPVYPIVYLDCIVVKIRENSKVINKAIFLALGVNLEGHKELLGMWIAENEGAKFWLNVLTELQNRGLKDILIACIDGLKGFPDAINTVFPNTQIQLCIVHMVRNSMKFVPYKDYKAVTADLKRIYQSVTEEEALLNLERFGEQWDAKYPSISASWHRHWTNLNTLFNYPQDIRKAIYTTNAIESLNSVIRKAIKNRKLFPNDDSAKKVVYLAIMQASKKWTMPIRNWKPALNRFIIEFEDRIADYI; from the coding sequence ATGAATAAAAAAGAACTAGAAGCATTCGCTAAACAAGCCGCTAAAGGCATTAAAACCGAAGCCGATTTAAATGACTTCAGGGCTATGTTAACCAAAGTCACTGTTGAGGCCGCATTAAATGCTGAACTCGATTATCACTTAGGCTATCAAAAAAACGAGAAGGTCGCGGCTGGTAATAACCGCAATGGCTACTCCCACAAACAAATAAAGACCGAAGATGGATGCTTCGAGTTAGACACTCCCCGTGACCGAAATGGTAGCTTTGAGCCTGAGATTGTTAAAAAGAACCAAAGCCGCTTCACCTCGATGGATGACAAAATTTTACATCTTTATGCGAAAGGAATGACGACACGAGATATTGTCGATACCTTTGATGAGATGTATGGCGCAGAGATATCACCAACGCTAATTTCTCGCGTCACTAACTCAGTCCTTGAGCGTGTCGTCGAATGGCAATCTCGTCCGCTAGAACCCGTGTATCCTATCGTTTACCTTGACTGTATTGTGGTTAAAATCAGGGAGAACAGTAAGGTCATCAACAAAGCTATTTTCCTCGCGCTTGGCGTTAACCTCGAAGGCCATAAAGAGTTACTTGGCATGTGGATAGCAGAGAACGAGGGCGCTAAGTTTTGGTTAAATGTACTGACAGAGCTTCAAAATCGTGGACTCAAAGATATCCTCATCGCCTGCATTGACGGTCTAAAAGGTTTTCCTGATGCCATAAATACCGTGTTCCCAAACACTCAAATCCAGCTCTGCATCGTCCATATGGTTCGAAACTCGATGAAGTTTGTGCCGTACAAAGATTACAAGGCGGTGACAGCTGATTTAAAGAGGATTTACCAGTCAGTGACCGAAGAGGAAGCGTTGCTTAATTTGGAACGTTTTGGCGAGCAATGGGACGCTAAATATCCTAGTATCTCAGCATCCTGGCACAGGCACTGGACTAATCTTAATACGCTATTTAATTACCCTCAAGACATCCGGAAAGCCATCTATACAACTAATGCTATCGAGTCATTAAACAGTGTGATTAGGAAAGCAATCAAGAATCGTAAGCTCTTCCCAAATGATGACTCAGCGAAGAAAGTCGTTTACTTGGCGATTATGCAAGCTTCGAAGAAGTGGACCATGCCGATAAGAAACTGGAAACCAGCACTCAATCGTTTTATTATTGAATTTGAAGATCGAATAGCAGACTATATATAA
- a CDS encoding MarR family winged helix-turn-helix transcriptional regulator — translation MSSVTSIRSELRYLVREIGLMDKNCLNSGLSLTQAHLLTYLRRNGQTPFTELTLQLNVDKASLSRTLKTLVDKKYVTAHKKDTDKRQTWFSVCSDGLLRLEQADSLANTELYDMLEGINDQELQSVITALRTLRLNVFRVNAKRNRARIQIERLSSVYLNEVNSLIANVFSGEQGIPEDLVPIAADITCHWWAARSGEYVLGAVSL, via the coding sequence ATGTCATCGGTAACATCAATCCGCAGTGAGCTGCGCTATTTAGTTAGAGAGATAGGCTTGATGGATAAAAACTGTCTTAATTCAGGCTTGTCACTTACTCAAGCTCACTTATTAACTTACTTACGTAGAAATGGGCAAACCCCGTTTACTGAACTGACTTTACAACTTAACGTCGATAAAGCTTCTCTTAGCCGAACCTTAAAAACCCTTGTTGATAAAAAGTATGTAACGGCGCACAAAAAAGATACTGATAAAAGGCAAACCTGGTTTTCTGTTTGTTCTGATGGGTTATTACGTCTAGAACAAGCAGATTCTTTAGCTAATACAGAGCTTTATGACATGTTAGAAGGAATTAATGATCAGGAGCTTCAGAGTGTTATTACAGCTTTGCGCACACTTCGTTTAAATGTTTTTAGGGTTAACGCCAAAAGGAATAGGGCACGTATTCAAATTGAAAGGCTTAGCTCTGTTTATCTTAATGAAGTTAATTCACTGATTGCGAATGTATTTTCTGGCGAGCAAGGAATACCTGAAGATTTAGTGCCTATAGCTGCAGATATTACTTGTCATTGGTGGGCTGCACGTTCTGGTGAATATGTTTTAGGCGCGGTGAGCCTGTAA
- a CDS encoding hydrophilic protein virA protein, with amino-acid sequence MPRFKLNLPPLVIPQNIPQATPAPSKEIKKEDVANLLKETNAQPKSNFKHANFHDGYQELSKGPYDNQFSGYKLSNTPFGDVFIHGNKLDESREYLGDKIHVSIEQSQLAKGFDSILPILLSEDSPIDKWKVTDLHRCPPESRVAVGAQITLYIKADKELGYSSEDLKKVKDFLDEIELTLGQSGISSGVKPQSDVSAVTWNFISYRNENRSDREGTSSHLLFEEPFYQIISD; translated from the coding sequence ATGCCTAGATTTAAACTTAATTTACCGCCACTAGTTATTCCACAGAATATTCCGCAAGCTACTCCGGCACCTTCTAAAGAGATAAAAAAAGAAGATGTGGCAAACTTACTTAAAGAGACGAATGCTCAGCCTAAATCAAATTTTAAACATGCTAATTTTCATGATGGTTATCAAGAGCTATCAAAAGGTCCCTATGACAACCAATTCTCAGGTTATAAGCTTTCAAATACACCTTTTGGAGATGTATTTATTCATGGGAACAAACTAGATGAGTCTCGTGAGTATTTAGGTGATAAAATCCATGTGAGTATAGAACAATCTCAGTTAGCTAAGGGGTTTGACAGTATTTTGCCTATTTTATTGTCCGAAGATAGTCCGATAGACAAATGGAAAGTTACTGACTTACATCGTTGCCCGCCAGAATCTCGTGTAGCCGTTGGAGCACAGATCACTCTTTATATAAAAGCCGATAAGGAATTAGGTTATAGTTCCGAAGATCTGAAAAAAGTGAAAGATTTTTTAGATGAGATAGAGTTGACGTTAGGTCAAAGTGGTATTTCATCTGGGGTTAAACCTCAATCAGATGTCTCTGCTGTCACTTGGAACTTTATTTCTTATCGAAATGAAAACAGAAGCGATCGTGAAGGCACTTCATCTCATCTACTTTTCGAAGAACCTTTTTATCAAATCATCTCTGATTAA